The Paenibacillus uliginis N3/975 genome has a window encoding:
- a CDS encoding CPBP family intramembrane glutamic endopeptidase produces MNTRKNIISIITMIVIGCIAMAYVDAVISPDYAVKSIIKILIFLTLPIVYSLISKEVSFRPLFKFEKKEMRFSILLGLGVYVFILGSYFLIGPYFDFTQVTESLQSNIGVNAGNFVFVAIYISIVNSLLEEFFFRGFAFLTLKKLTGRKFAYIFSAGAFSVYHIAMMTSWFTVPLFIVLIVSLFVAGLLFNWLNERNGNIYTSWMVHMCANLAINTIGFTLFGLV; encoded by the coding sequence ATGAATACAAGAAAAAATATAATTTCAATAATAACGATGATTGTTATTGGATGTATCGCAATGGCTTATGTAGATGCTGTGATATCTCCCGATTATGCGGTGAAATCGATCATTAAAATTCTCATTTTTCTAACGCTGCCGATCGTTTATAGTCTCATCAGTAAAGAGGTATCTTTTAGGCCATTATTCAAGTTTGAGAAAAAAGAGATGCGGTTCTCCATACTGCTTGGTTTAGGTGTATATGTGTTTATTTTGGGCAGTTACTTCTTGATCGGGCCGTATTTTGATTTCACTCAAGTCACGGAATCATTACAGAGCAATATCGGCGTAAATGCGGGCAACTTTGTGTTCGTCGCTATTTACATTTCCATTGTCAATTCGTTGCTGGAGGAGTTTTTCTTCCGTGGTTTTGCCTTTCTGACGTTGAAGAAGTTGACCGGTCGCAAGTTCGCTTATATATTCAGCGCAGGCGCATTTTCCGTGTATCACATCGCCATGATGACGAGCTGGTTTACAGTTCCGCTATTCATAGTGTTAATTGTAAGTTTGTTTGTGGCAGGCTTGTTATTCAATTGGTTGAATGAAAGAAACGGGAACATTTACACATCGTGGATGGTTCATATGTGTGCTAACCTTGCGATTAATACCATCGGGTTTACTTTGTTTGGATTAGTATGA
- a CDS encoding aminoglycoside phosphotransferase family protein gives MENPLRSIQWIEKNDVLNHLLHQEGIITTHPMEQGFEAEVIKLHSDQGSFVLKVWNKSSRPNISFQYSLLNALFDCGLPVSKPVGFGKYQNADYVLLTTFDGAPITKVNKMKLTDIAMILSKIHTTPVEELGPIQLPTYDFKDYFYPGIQNHSDLDKAFTQLAGMTSIKQERVIHGDYHLRNILEQNEQLTVIDWTNGQYGDPRYDFAWSLVLKKIYLSERNASVFSSAYLLQNDIRSDELAVFEAMACLRWILLHRNGGTPIEPNTLKKVRRLIHENPNLKELEFYDIP, from the coding sequence TTGGAAAATCCTTTACGCAGCATTCAGTGGATCGAGAAAAATGATGTTTTGAACCATTTATTGCATCAGGAAGGCATTATTACAACTCATCCTATGGAACAGGGCTTTGAAGCGGAAGTAATAAAATTACATTCTGATCAAGGGAGTTTTGTATTAAAAGTATGGAACAAAAGCTCTAGACCGAATATTTCCTTTCAATATAGTTTGTTGAATGCTTTATTTGATTGTGGTCTTCCCGTTTCGAAGCCGGTGGGCTTTGGAAAATATCAAAACGCTGACTACGTGTTATTGACCACCTTTGATGGTGCACCTATTACCAAGGTAAATAAAATGAAGCTGACGGATATAGCCATGATTTTATCCAAAATACATACAACTCCAGTGGAGGAGCTAGGACCGATCCAGCTTCCAACGTATGATTTTAAGGATTATTTTTATCCGGGGATTCAGAATCACTCTGACTTGGACAAGGCATTCACTCAACTTGCTGGAATGACCTCAATCAAGCAGGAACGAGTCATACACGGTGATTATCATCTGAGAAATATACTGGAACAGAATGAACAATTGACTGTTATCGATTGGACGAACGGACAATACGGAGATCCAAGATATGATTTTGCATGGTCACTTGTGTTGAAGAAGATATACTTGTCAGAGCGGAATGCTTCCGTGTTTAGTTCTGCGTATTTATTACAAAATGATATTCGGTCGGATGAACTCGCCGTATTCGAGGCTATGGCATGTCTAAGATGGATATTACTTCATAGAAATGGTGGTACGCCCATTGAACCTAACACGCTGAAGAAGGTTAGAAGGCTTATCCATGAGAATCCGAACCTGAAAGAATTGGAGTTTTACGATATTCCATGA
- a CDS encoding copper amine oxidase N-terminal domain-containing protein: MRKFWAAMLSALLIFPMLFQSQAQAAVKFNILIDGVRLTTSQAPVMIQGRVMLPMRAIFEALDAKVKWNQKTQTVTAVRDNTKIVLKINSKTATINNKSVRLDVPAKNLKGATMVPVRFVSESLGEKVGWNSKTKTVSITTTSNGGRPVPVPDTGLSPASNVTVRDIANNGDGRDLQVSFSKSYTESRADQYRVMIVKAEKSYNFNQSAARMVPSSNYSVVFPTGSNNTVTLTSGARDVDGDYIRENQAYKAYVLTAGRYNGEFALSSPSSSITLSNTNAVETATNVKGNDVNDYGDGRDLSVSFTRAQKEDLISNYRIMVVKTKDVSKFDLAAAKSVPSQYYTTVYKTSGSGTTLTNALSSSTRDTSGEYIKNGVPYTLFVMSVSSNENTLASKLSSGSSSITLATGSTTAPVITQVTDVSNYGDGRDLRVNFNKLSDESGIGSYRIFVVKSSDYHNFNLNKANSVSSSNYTQVNKTGYNITQTLSSGARDVDGSSIRNGVYYRVFVMSVGSGNNYGNNNLSSVSSDIILSNNNSGGSYVGSVSNLYVRDVSDNNDGRDLEVSFNRPSDENNISHYRAFVVKSNKAGNFDLYDANSNSYYTDIYKTGYSNIIKPLSNGSRDTDGDSIRNGVSYRVFILSVGNGNYSGNNALSSSSSIITLSGNSNVNRVYNLNVKDIGDASDAGDGRDMQISFDRPSDENNISEYRAFVVKSSKAGSFDLYKASNLSSYYYTRIDKTGYSKITQSLLAGSRDTDGDYIRNGVKYDVFIMSVGYGNYSSNNALSSSYSIELSNKKKIDAVSRVTVEDVSDYGDGRDLKVSFPRTPDYNNISYYRIFVVKASQILDPTTAKSIGSGKYTDVTNKADSTIQKTLDSNAKDVDGADIKPGLAYRVYVMSVGGDSYNGSYALSPSSDIITLKSSISPVNPVTDLKVSDDGDRNDGRDMLISFKRLTDEDSISQYQIYVVKSGVNFKLPDANNAKFFTTVNKKGSDISTSLSSNTTDIDGKEIRNSQPYQVYVLSVSKDGNPNNNALSEAQAITLKGSAVSAPLNVKAQIDGNNTGFDITFEKSLKPENVGEYRVMVLPFDDAKSFGWDEATQVPSDRYKKVDPKGELKVNIELGFLDVDKQTIVKNKAYKVYVLAVNNGQGADGNALSNFAKIEITDSTPDSAQATNVTALIKETDSKILQVKFKAAANKNNISSYEIMLVPESDSSFDPKKAAASKTAAQAITKAAKAIKDVPLETGTDYLVDLEMPTQDSYETNIVDGKYKVYVLSVNKNTNREVKAVSTPSIITLKAAEPATPVAPAPQP; encoded by the coding sequence GTGAGGAAGTTTTGGGCTGCTATGCTATCAGCTCTACTTATTTTTCCTATGCTATTCCAGTCACAGGCGCAAGCGGCAGTAAAATTCAACATCTTAATTGATGGGGTGAGATTAACAACAAGTCAGGCTCCGGTTATGATCCAAGGCCGAGTCATGCTGCCCATGAGAGCTATCTTTGAAGCGCTGGATGCTAAGGTTAAGTGGAATCAGAAAACTCAGACGGTCACAGCTGTAAGAGACAACACAAAGATCGTACTGAAAATTAACTCTAAAACAGCAACAATTAACAACAAAAGTGTTAGACTCGATGTTCCTGCCAAAAACCTGAAGGGTGCAACGATGGTGCCAGTACGCTTCGTCAGTGAATCCTTAGGTGAGAAAGTCGGATGGAATTCTAAAACCAAAACCGTATCCATTACTACAACTTCGAACGGCGGCAGACCAGTACCAGTTCCTGATACCGGCCTCTCGCCTGCTTCTAATGTAACTGTAAGAGATATTGCAAATAACGGTGACGGACGGGACCTTCAGGTTAGCTTCTCCAAGTCATATACTGAATCACGTGCAGATCAATACCGGGTCATGATTGTGAAAGCGGAGAAGTCATACAACTTTAATCAATCAGCAGCGCGAATGGTTCCATCATCCAACTATTCCGTAGTATTTCCAACCGGATCCAATAATACGGTTACCCTTACCTCAGGTGCCCGTGACGTCGACGGAGATTACATTCGTGAAAACCAAGCCTATAAGGCCTACGTGTTGACTGCTGGAAGATATAACGGCGAATTCGCGTTATCATCGCCATCATCATCCATTACATTGTCAAATACCAATGCCGTTGAAACAGCCACCAATGTGAAGGGGAACGATGTTAACGACTATGGTGACGGGCGGGATCTTTCAGTAAGCTTCACCCGTGCTCAGAAAGAAGATCTCATTTCCAATTACAGAATTATGGTTGTTAAAACCAAAGATGTCAGCAAGTTTGATCTGGCAGCGGCCAAATCCGTACCAAGCCAGTATTACACAACCGTATATAAAACAAGTGGTAGCGGCACAACGCTGACAAATGCTCTGAGCTCATCTACACGTGATACTTCCGGCGAGTATATTAAGAACGGAGTACCTTATACTCTGTTCGTTATGTCCGTGAGCAGCAATGAGAACACGTTAGCCAGCAAGCTGTCTTCCGGTTCGTCTTCGATCACGCTAGCTACAGGGTCCACCACTGCTCCTGTCATCACTCAAGTAACCGATGTGAGCAATTATGGCGATGGACGCGATTTGCGTGTAAACTTCAACAAGCTATCCGATGAGTCAGGTATCGGGTCTTACCGAATTTTTGTGGTTAAGTCATCTGACTATCACAACTTCAATTTGAACAAAGCGAATTCGGTATCCAGCTCCAATTACACACAAGTGAACAAGACCGGGTATAACATCACTCAGACGTTATCCTCCGGAGCCAGAGATGTTGACGGATCCTCAATAAGAAACGGAGTTTACTACCGGGTGTTCGTCATGTCCGTTGGTTCGGGCAACAATTACGGAAACAATAACCTGTCTTCCGTTTCGAGCGATATTATTTTATCTAATAACAACAGCGGCGGTTCGTATGTCGGCTCCGTCTCCAATCTTTATGTAAGGGACGTTAGCGATAATAATGACGGCCGGGATCTAGAGGTTTCGTTTAACCGCCCATCGGATGAAAATAACATCAGCCATTACCGTGCATTCGTTGTAAAATCGAATAAAGCGGGCAACTTTGATCTGTATGATGCCAACAGCAATTCCTATTACACGGATATCTATAAAACAGGCTACAGCAATATCATCAAGCCCTTATCAAATGGAAGCCGCGATACAGACGGGGACTCTATCCGGAACGGTGTCAGCTACCGCGTATTTATCTTGTCGGTCGGCAATGGTAATTACTCCGGTAACAACGCGTTGTCATCTTCCTCTTCAATCATCACACTCAGTGGCAATAGTAATGTAAACCGCGTTTACAACTTAAATGTGAAGGACATTGGTGATGCTAGTGATGCTGGTGATGGTCGAGATATGCAAATTTCATTTGATCGCCCATCGGATGAAAACAATATCAGCGAATACCGTGCATTCGTAGTAAAATCGTCTAAAGCGGGCAGCTTTGATCTATATAAAGCTTCCAACCTATCCAGTTACTATTACACGCGAATCGATAAAACAGGGTACAGCAAAATCACCCAATCCTTGTTAGCTGGAAGTCGTGATACAGACGGGGATTATATCCGTAATGGCGTTAAATACGACGTGTTTATCATGTCAGTAGGTTATGGAAATTACTCTAGTAATAATGCACTGTCTTCTTCTTATAGCATTGAACTTAGCAACAAAAAGAAAATAGATGCTGTAAGCCGTGTGACTGTTGAAGACGTAAGTGACTATGGCGACGGACGGGATCTGAAGGTATCTTTCCCTAGGACTCCGGATTACAACAACATTAGTTATTACCGCATATTCGTTGTTAAAGCAAGCCAGATACTTGATCCAACAACAGCAAAATCGATAGGAAGCGGTAAATATACCGATGTTACCAACAAAGCAGACAGCACCATCCAAAAAACACTTGATTCCAATGCCAAAGATGTGGATGGAGCCGATATTAAACCTGGCCTCGCCTATCGGGTATATGTCATGTCCGTTGGCGGCGATAGTTATAATGGAAGCTATGCTCTGTCCCCTTCGTCCGACATTATAACGCTGAAAAGCAGCATTTCTCCGGTCAACCCGGTCACAGACTTAAAGGTAAGTGATGACGGAGACAGAAATGACGGTAGAGATATGCTTATATCTTTTAAAAGATTAACCGATGAAGATAGCATCAGTCAGTATCAGATATATGTAGTTAAATCGGGAGTAAATTTCAAACTACCCGATGCAAATAATGCAAAATTCTTTACAACGGTGAATAAAAAAGGATCAGACATCAGTACCAGCTTATCTTCCAACACGACAGATATTGACGGTAAAGAAATCCGTAACTCACAGCCTTATCAAGTGTATGTTCTCTCAGTAAGCAAAGATGGTAATCCGAATAACAATGCATTGTCTGAAGCGCAAGCTATCACGCTAAAAGGAAGCGCGGTCTCAGCTCCTTTGAATGTGAAAGCGCAGATTGATGGCAATAATACAGGTTTTGATATCACATTCGAGAAGTCGCTTAAACCGGAAAATGTGGGAGAATACCGTGTCATGGTTTTGCCGTTCGACGACGCAAAGTCTTTCGGGTGGGACGAAGCGACTCAAGTACCTTCAGATCGTTACAAAAAGGTAGATCCCAAAGGTGAACTGAAGGTGAACATTGAATTAGGCTTTTTAGATGTCGACAAGCAGACCATAGTCAAAAACAAAGCATATAAAGTATATGTCTTAGCTGTTAACAATGGCCAAGGTGCTGATGGGAATGCCCTTTCCAATTTTGCAAAAATTGAAATTACGGATTCTACTCCAGATTCCGCACAAGCCACTAATGTAACAGCTCTGATCAAAGAAACGGACAGCAAAATCCTACAAGTTAAATTTAAAGCGGCTGCCAATAAGAATAACATCAGTTCGTATGAGATTATGCTTGTTCCTGAAAGTGACAGCAGTTTCGATCCAAAAAAAGCGGCTGCCTCCAAAACAGCAGCCCAGGCCATAACAAAAGCTGCAAAAGCCATTAAAGATGTTCCTTTAGAAACAGGTACGGATTATTTAGTAGATCTAGAGATGCCAACCCAAGATTCATACGAAACTAATATTGTAGACGGTAAATACAAAGTATATGTCTTGTCAGTAAATAAAAATACGAATAGAGAAGTAAAAGCAGTATCTACGCCATCAATTATAACTTTGAAAGCTGCTGAGCCTGCTACACCTGTTGCTCCTGCGCCACAGCCTTAA